From one Candidatus Aminicenantes bacterium genomic stretch:
- a CDS encoding ribonuclease HII produces MTDFSLEREQLDQGCRFICGVDEVGRGALFGPVVAGAVILDPLNLDFRIRDSKRLSARRRVELATVIYAIARAWSIGWCWNDAIDRINILQATRVAMARAVAGLQIPPDYVLIDGMKPDFLPVRGAGILHGDDCSLSVAAASIIAKVFRDDLMIRMAGWFPEYELSANKGYPSVRHILALKHHGTTPFHRRSFRKVLWQ; encoded by the coding sequence CAGGGGTGTCGTTTTATCTGCGGTGTAGATGAGGTCGGCCGCGGAGCTCTTTTTGGACCTGTGGTAGCGGGGGCGGTAATCCTTGATCCCTTGAACCTGGATTTTCGTATCCGGGACTCCAAACGTCTTTCCGCCCGCCGACGCGTTGAGTTGGCGACGGTGATTTACGCGATTGCCAGGGCGTGGTCCATCGGCTGGTGTTGGAATGACGCCATTGACCGCATCAACATTCTGCAGGCCACGCGGGTAGCCATGGCACGAGCCGTTGCCGGATTGCAAATCCCCCCTGATTATGTTCTAATAGATGGCATGAAGCCCGATTTTTTGCCGGTTCGGGGAGCCGGCATTCTCCATGGGGATGATTGTAGTCTGTCCGTGGCGGCGGCATCCATTATCGCCAAGGTGTTCCGGGACGACTTGATGATCCGGATGGCAGGCTGGTTCCCTGAATATGAACTGAGTGCCAATAAGGGATATCCCAGCGTCCGACATATACTCGCCTTAAAGCACCATGGGACTACACCATTCCATCGCCGCAGTTTCAGGAAGGTCCTATGGCAGTAG